The following are encoded together in the Candidatus Woesearchaeota archaeon genome:
- a CDS encoding N-acetylmuramoyl-L-alanine amidase gives MTKLETLNIILDPAHGEETPGKRSPDGNHREYLWSRQRCVRIKKKLEILGYNVYITNETPNEIGITNRKNIANKLASGNTLLISLHNNAFGEG, from the coding sequence ATGACGAAGTTAGAGACACTTAATATTATATTAGATCCTGCCCATGGTGAAGAAACTCCTGGAAAAAGATCTCCTGATGGTAATCATCGGGAGTATCTATGGAGCAGACAAAGATGTGTAAGAATTAAGAAAAAATTAGAGATATTAGGATATAATGTTTACATTACTAATGAAACTCCAAATGAAATAGGTATTACTAATCGTAAGAATATAGCAAATAAACTAGCTTCTGGAAATACACTACTAATATCATTACATAATAATGCTTTTGGTGAGGGATGA